In a genomic window of Anoxybacter fermentans:
- a CDS encoding FAD:protein FMN transferase, whose product MKVKQIAVIFILIFSLILAGCGKKSSEYELSVTRTSFIMGTLVTVKVYGPDRAKIADEVLAELKRIEELMSINITESEVNEINSNAGVKPVKVSEDTFKVIKLAKEYAEMTNGLFDPSVGPLVQLWGIGTRHKKVPTKEELAEVLPLINYKNIILDEKNQTVYLSRPGMMIDVGGIAKGYAADLAIDIFKKHKVKSGYVNIGGNVMVYGKKPDKSLWRIGIQDPRAPRDDLMAVISLENQAVVTSGDYERYFIENGIRYHHILNPKTGYPARTGLISATVIGDSSFHADALSTSVFLLGPEKGMALAKKMGYEVMVITDDKKVLMSEGIEDKMKIINEEYSKK is encoded by the coding sequence ATGAAGGTAAAACAAATAGCAGTCATATTTATTCTAATTTTCAGTTTAATTCTGGCTGGTTGTGGTAAAAAATCTTCTGAATATGAGCTTTCTGTCACAAGAACAAGCTTTATAATGGGGACTTTAGTGACTGTAAAGGTTTATGGCCCTGATAGAGCCAAAATAGCTGATGAAGTTTTAGCTGAATTGAAACGTATCGAAGAATTAATGAGCATTAATATTACCGAAAGTGAAGTTAATGAAATCAATTCAAATGCCGGTGTAAAACCGGTCAAGGTGAGTGAAGATACTTTTAAAGTTATTAAATTGGCAAAAGAATATGCTGAGATGACTAATGGATTATTTGATCCCAGTGTTGGTCCTTTAGTTCAACTCTGGGGAATTGGTACTAGACATAAAAAGGTCCCAACTAAGGAAGAATTGGCAGAAGTGTTACCTCTTATTAATTACAAGAATATTATTTTGGATGAAAAAAATCAGACGGTTTATCTTTCCAGACCTGGAATGATGATTGATGTGGGTGGTATTGCTAAGGGGTATGCTGCTGATTTAGCAATTGATATCTTTAAAAAACACAAAGTAAAAAGTGGTTATGTTAATATAGGTGGAAATGTGATGGTTTATGGGAAAAAACCCGATAAATCCCTGTGGAGGATAGGGATTCAGGACCCACGGGCTCCGCGGGATGATTTGATGGCTGTAATTAGCTTAGAAAATCAGGCTGTGGTTACTTCCGGAGATTATGAACGATATTTTATTGAGAATGGTATCAGGTATCATCATATTTTGAACCCTAAAACTGGATATCCGGCAAGAACAGGTTTAATCAGTGCAACTGTTATTGGGGACAGCTCATTCCATGCTGATGCTCTTTCAACTTCTGTTTTTTTACTTGGTCCAGAAAAGGGAATGGCTTTAGCAAAAAAAATGGGGTATGAAGTAATGGTGATTACTGATGATAAAAAAGTCTTAATGTCAGAAGGTATCGAAGATAAAATGAAGATTATAAATGAGGAGTATTCAAAAAAATGA